From the Lathyrus oleraceus cultivar Zhongwan6 chromosome 4, CAAS_Psat_ZW6_1.0, whole genome shotgun sequence genome, one window contains:
- the LOC127075537 gene encoding uncharacterized protein LOC127075537, whose protein sequence is MQKVEKIDCRVEFFAVQKFMVQNEEDGFRNGKASCRKTLQSVEEKFVVMEKEKCLICSKRLYRFLPWGVGFFKATATTDELTQLKIAMNFLWTIGIGRDFEFHYYGDVVLVYGVAQLCLM, encoded by the exons ATGCAGAAAGTGGAGAAGATCGATTGCAGAGTCGAGTTCTTTGCAGTGCAAAAATTCATGGTGCAGAACGAAGAGGACGGATTCAGAAATGGAAAGGCAAGTTGCAGAAAAACGCTGCAAAGTGTAGAAGAGAAGTTTGTGGTAATGGAGAAAGAAAAATGTTTGATCTGTAGTAAGAG GTTATATAGGTTTTTACCATGGGGAGTTGGATTTTTCAAGGCTACTGCTACCACAGATGAGTTGACGCAGCTCAAGATTGCTATGAATTTTCTATGGACCATTGGAATCGGAAGAGACTTTGAATTTCACTATTATGGTGACGTGGTTCTTGTTTATGGAGTGGCTCAGCTGTGCTTGATGTAG